The Aedes albopictus strain Foshan chromosome 2, AalbF5, whole genome shotgun sequence region ccAATAACGGACACCGAGGCGCCACAGTCCACCTCCATTGTTAACGATTTCCCTTCAATTAAAGTATTAACTAAACACGGATTATTGATCTTATTGATCGACGACACCATCATGCACTCTAATTCACCTGCGTCATATTCCTCGTCTTCACTGTCAGATTTGTCGGTTTTTAACCGGTTGAACAGCCCACTAATGGATGCGTCATCTGTAGGTCCACTACCGCCATGTTCTGCTTGCCAAGTATCCATGAACTTAACGGTGTCTCTCCTAAGATTTTTCAATTTAAAACATTTACGCTTCAAGTGTCCTTTCAATCCGCAAAATCCACAGACACGGTCCTCATATGCTAATTGATTCCTGCTATTGTCTCTTCTCCAATCAGTTTTCCGTGGACCATTGTATGACCGATAACCAAGCCTATCCTTCACTGAGAGTCTCTCGTTTGGTGAATTCATAGATCTAGCTAGGTCCAAAGTATCTCGAATCTTCCTGAATGCACTGCCCGCCGAACTGCTTGGCCTAACCGCGGAAATTTGATCTAAACTGTTTCCTTTCATACCCCTTGCATTTGAGCTAGCCATCTCCCAAGTAATAACTATCTTTTCTGCACTTGTTAAAGTTAACTTCTCTTCGCTCAGCAGCCGTTGCTGTAAAGCCTTATCCTTGACCCCAGCAACAATTCTATCTACAATGGCTTTCTCcttgaaattttcgaaagaacaaAACTCGGCTTGCAACTTTACCGAGAGGACAAAATCCTCCACTGTCTCATCGTGCTGCTGAATGCGATGGTTAAAtttgaatctttggataaaatccgtTTCTGTCTTATCAAATCGACTTTTCAGTTTCGATACCATTTCATCATATATAATATCACTGTAATTTGTATTAGGAAATAATAATTTAACCTCACTATAAACAGAAGGGCCACACAAAGTCGCGAAATAGTCTTTCTTATCCTCGTCCTTAATCTTGTTCAACCGAAACACGGAACTTAAACGTTCAATCCACTCCGAAAAGGATGTGCCTTTTCGATACGGTTCCATAATGGTGGCTAGCGTGCTCTGGGCCATCTTGAAATTTTAGCCGCAATCGAGATTAATGTAAGAAAAATGGGTAGCTTACCAAATTTTCCGTGTCACAACCTGCACCAGCCAATTAGCCAGTGAAAACGGCAAATCCGTGGAAATTGGAAAGGCTCCCGTCCAATCGCCGAACAAAAATCCGGGTTCTTACGTCAGCTTATAGAGAACAAAGGATTCGCTCCGCTGTGTAGGTGCCAGTTAGCAAATGGTTCGTGATTGTTACCAGAATGGCTACCAAATAACAATGTCCGCTAGAGAATTGTACTACACAGTTGGCAATGGCGCAATGATACAAGATCCTTGCCGGTTCTTTCAACCTCGGTTCCAGTTGACTCCCTGGAGATGAAATATTCTCGCTGCCGAATAGCCGGAACTCAACTTCCAAATCCACTCTGCAACTGCACCAGCTCtcttgcacttttgccactactaCTTTGCACAcacttgattgatttttttcctgtcGCCAGCTAATAAAGTCTCGAAGAACACCTTTTCTTGTTGGAGTCTAGAATACGAATGAGCACAGCTCATCGCTCTTTTATTTCATTTACTTACTTCACTTCAGACATCGTTACAAGAGGTTACAATTCATTTCACTTCGTTTGACAACTGATTACACTGTTAAATGCATATGTTTAAATAAAGGGTTAATACTATTATAATACACTGAAAGTATTTCAATCTCGAATGTGTCCACTGAGACACTACAAGTAGGAGGAAAGTTGGTGGCTGATCTGCAGCTCCCCGTGGTCAccctaaaaataaaataaaaaaacttgTTCACATTTTTTACTAAATATATAAAatgtaattgaaaaataacatttaTTTAGCTTTACCACAACGCAAGTCTGTAATGCAAAGTGATTCTACCTAATAATCACGAATTTGAATGACAATTGAGCCAAATCTCCTCTTGTAGTTCTGCATGAAAAGTTGATCTGTTGAAATATTTAATAACGCAACTACTGATACATCCGCCCTAAATTGAACGGAAAGAGATAGTGCGTGATTGATATTTTATTTCGGCGACTACCTATTAGCCAGCAATGCATTGCAATGGCATTTGGAGATGGCTATTGTTCCTGTTTAAATAACACCAGTTATCGACAATCAACACTTCAGAAGAGTGAAAGCGATATTTGTCGTTGCTTGCGAATGATTGTTCGAAGATTACCTTTTAATTGAAGTCTTGTTAGAAGACGTTTAATTGATGCATGCCGTCATCATATCCATTTAGCAGTAATGACACCCCGATAAGTAGTAGGTATTCTGCACAAGTTGACACCCTTGGCCGCTATCTCACGTCAGTATGCATGCTGGTGCTCAACTCATGGCTACCCGTTTGAATCGGTGCGAATTTTAAAACCATCAAATTCATTCAACCGTGAGCAAACAAAACCACTATCCGTACGCCGCACGCCACCTCACGCCCCACTCGGCCTGCATGGGTTTTCGCGTATGGAATAATAATAATTGATTTCTTTCCGTCACCACTCTGACAAGGTATCTTACTGTCTGGTTTAAAGTCTGCCTTATTAGGCGCTGCGCTGAGTAATTCAACCGGTCGTTCTTGTGTCGCTATCTGGTCGGGGTTCTGCCAAAAACTACACTTTGAATAGTATGATAACTGCTTTAATGAAACAATATTTTATTAATGTATTTGCCAGTTCTTACTTGGCGCTTGACTCCTTCCAGCAGAGCACCGACCACCTAACAttcaaatcaattaataaatgctACCGTTCTTGCATTCTCGACCCATCTCCCATCCACAGACATACTGCGTGGATAAGCAGGTTGCAGATTCGGCTTGTTCGGCAACGGCTTATTTGTGCGGAGTCAAGGCCAACTATGCCACAATCGGCGTCACGGCTGCGGTTAAATATAGCAACTGCGCTACCGGCAATGACCCCAAGAACCAAGTCGACTCGATCATGAGCTGGGCTCAGGCAGCCGGAAAAGCCACAGGCATTGTGACTACCACCAGGGTCACGCACGCCAGTCCAGCCGCTAACTATGCCCATGTATCGAATCGAGAGTATGAATGTGACGCCGATGTTCTGGCGCAGAAAGCAGATCCGAACGTTTGTCAGGACATTGCCGCTCAACTGGTGCGGAACAGTCCCGGAAAGAATCTAAAGGTTATTCTTGGGGGCGGTAGACGCAAGTTCACCCCTAACACAGAGAAAGACCCCTCTGGCAAACTTGGGCAACGCATGGATGGGGTCAATCTGATCTCAGAATGGTATTACAGCAAACCCCTCGGGTCTGCTAGATACGTTACGAACAAGGAAGGACTCAATGGAGTCAACTTCAATGAGACGGAATATCTGATGGGTCTGTTCAACTACGATCACATGAAATATCACATGGACAGCAATCCTCAAGAAGACCCCACTCTAAGTGATCTCACCTACGCTGCCATCAAAACCTTAGAGAAGAACCCAGCCGGATACGTCCTATTCGTAGAAAGCGGTAAAATCGATTTGGCCCATCACGAAACCAAAGCACGGAAATCGCTGGACGAAACAGTTCAACTCTCGGAAGCCGTCCAGCTTGCCACGCAGTACACCAGCTCGGACGACACTCTAATCCTCGTAACAGCAGACCACGCGCACACAATGTCCATGGCCGGGTACTCCAAGCGCGGCCACGACATTCTGGGCGTAAGTGGTTCATCCCACGATAAAGGCAAAAGTCCCTACACGACTCTGTCGTACGCGAATGGCCCTGGAGGTCCAGCCTTTTCGGAGGGTCGGCGACTGAACATCACCGAAGAAATGCTGACCAACAAAGACTTCCAGTATCCGAAACTAGTTCCTTTGAAGTACGAGACACATGGGGGAGATGATGTGGCACTGTTCGCCTACGGGCCATGGTCACATCTCTTCTCTGGAATGTACGAGCAGAACGTAATTCCGCATATCATCGGGTATGCAGCGTGTATAGGAAACGGATTGACGGCGTGCATAGGGTGAGAATGAATGTTTGTTGCGTTGTTTCGTGCGAGTCAGTTCAATGTACAATTAATAGAAGAAAACAATTTACGTGTCTCGAATGTGTCACGTTACCGTTATTGTAGTA contains the following coding sequences:
- the LOC109411462 gene encoding membrane-bound alkaline phosphatase, which codes for MYLLRTIGVCVVLLSSVFRASRGSPSQEFVQYLTTTPSDHVHPPPDRDDGNQNRKKRLISAPDYEETAQFWNIGAQLKLKEQLLKRKNYNKAKNVIFFLGDGMSIPTLAASRMYLGQKQGHSGEETQLSFEEFPDVGLVKTYCVDKQVADSACSATAYLCGVKANYATIGVTAAVKYSNCATGNDPKNQVDSIMSWAQAAGKATGIVTTTRVTHASPAANYAHVSNREYECDADVLAQKADPNVCQDIAAQLVRNSPGKNLKVILGGGRRKFTPNTEKDPSGKLGQRMDGVNLISEWYYSKPLGSARYVTNKEGLNGVNFNETEYLMGLFNYDHMKYHMDSNPQEDPTLSDLTYAAIKTLEKNPAGYVLFVESGKIDLAHHETKARKSLDETVQLSEAVQLATQYTSSDDTLILVTADHAHTMSMAGYSKRGHDILGVSGSSHDKGKSPYTTLSYANGPGGPAFSEGRRLNITEEMLTNKDFQYPKLVPLKYETHGGDDVALFAYGPWSHLFSGMYEQNVIPHIIGYAACIGNGLTACIG